In Pelodictyon luteolum DSM 273, the genomic stretch CTCCGACGTTTTCCCTATGGAAGCGGCCAAAGACTTTCTTTTCTTTAGAGAACCCCGAAACGGACACGGAACATCCACACAAAACCCACCGCCTCATGAGTACAGAGCCCACCAAGATCCTCCTTACCGAAGATGAGATGCCGCGCCAGTGGTACAACATCCAGGCCGACCTCCCCGTACCGCTCCCCCCTCCCGTTGGCCTTGACGGCACACCCATCGGTCCTGACGACCTCGCCCGTGTGTTCCCGATGAACCTGATCGAGCAGGAGATGAGCACCCAGCGGTGGATCGACATCCCGGAGGAGATCCTGGGAATCCTGAAACTGTGGCGCCCCTCGCCGCTCTACCGGGCTCACCGCCTGGAGGCCGCACTCGGAACCCCCGCAAAGATCTACTACAAGAACGAGGGGGTGTCTCCGGCCGGAAGCCACAAGCCGAACACCGCGGTAGCGCAGGCGTGGTACAACAAACAGTTCGGCATCAAGTACCTCACCACCGAAACCGGTGCCGGGCAGTGGGGCAGCGCACTTGCGATGAGCTGCAAGCTCGTCGGCATCGAGTGCAAGGTGTTCATGGTGCGCATCAGTTTCGATCAGAAGCCCTTCCGCAAGATCATGATGAAGACCTGGGGAGCCGACTGCATCCCGAGCCCGAGCATGGAAACAGCCGTGGGCCGCAAAATCCTCTCTGAGATGCCCGATACCCCGGGAAGCCTGGCCATCGCCATCAGCGAAGCCATCGAGCAGGCCGTAGAACGCGAAGACACCCGTTACGCACTCGGCAGCGTGCTGAACCATGTGATGATGCACCAGACCATCATCGGTCTTGAGGCCAAAAAGCAGCTCGAAAAGGTGGGACTGTATC encodes the following:
- a CDS encoding TrpB-like pyridoxal phosphate-dependent enzyme, with the protein product MSTEPTKILLTEDEMPRQWYNIQADLPVPLPPPVGLDGTPIGPDDLARVFPMNLIEQEMSTQRWIDIPEEILGILKLWRPSPLYRAHRLEAALGTPAKIYYKNEGVSPAGSHKPNTAVAQAWYNKQFGIKYLTTETGAGQWGSALAMSCKLVGIECKVFMVRISFDQKPFRKIMMKTWGADCIPSPSMETAVGRKILSEMPDTPGSLAIAISEAIEQAVEREDTRYALGSVLNHVMMHQTIIGLEAKKQLEKVGLYPDVVIGCAGGGSNFAGISFPFLCDKIHGKEVQVIATEPEACPTLTRGPYVYDSGDVAKMTPLLPMHSLGHGFIPPAIHAGGLRYHGMAPLVSHVRQLGLIEATALPQTECYQAALLFAHTEGFIPAPETSHAIAQTIREAKKAKEEGKEKVILMNWSGHGLMDLQGYDAYMSGKISDFPLPEEMLQRSLEALKDHPPTP